A region from the Halomarina litorea genome encodes:
- a CDS encoding SPFH domain-containing protein: MFSAPLQAGFFLPIVGLVLLLIAIVAVWQSVEIVNAYEKRALTVFGEYRKLLEPGINFVPPFVSRTYAFDMRTQTLDVPRQEAITRDNSPVTADAVVYIKVMDAKKAFLEVDDYKRAVSNLAQTTLRAVLGDMELDDTLNKRQEINARIRKELDEPTDEWGVRVESVEVREVNPSQDVQQAMEQQTSAERRRRAMILEAQGERRSAVEKAEGEKQSNIIRAQGEKQSQILEAQGDAISTVLRAKSAESMGERAIIEKGMETLATIGQSESTTFVLPQELTSLVGRYGKHLSGSDVESEGISLDSLDFDAETREMLGLDDIEEILGQIDQAAEMDVEAMEQEAQAIKAGADPNDIKDPDEVIEEMDAEMGGSAMDTPDTEQGANEATSASGNGADRDGVTEADDEAKADDRQAEREPEPESE, from the coding sequence ATGTTCTCCGCGCCGTTGCAAGCCGGCTTCTTCCTCCCCATCGTCGGGTTGGTACTGTTGCTCATCGCCATCGTGGCGGTGTGGCAGTCGGTCGAAATCGTCAACGCGTACGAGAAGCGCGCGCTGACGGTGTTCGGCGAGTACCGGAAGTTGCTCGAACCGGGTATCAACTTCGTCCCGCCGTTCGTCTCGCGGACGTACGCCTTCGACATGCGCACGCAGACCCTCGACGTGCCCCGGCAGGAGGCCATCACGCGGGACAACTCGCCGGTCACCGCCGACGCCGTCGTCTACATCAAGGTGATGGACGCGAAGAAGGCGTTCCTCGAAGTCGACGACTACAAACGCGCCGTCTCCAACCTCGCCCAGACCACCCTCCGGGCCGTCCTGGGCGACATGGAACTCGACGACACGCTCAACAAACGACAGGAGATCAACGCCCGCATCCGCAAGGAACTCGACGAACCCACCGACGAGTGGGGGGTCAGAGTCGAGTCCGTCGAGGTCCGCGAGGTCAACCCCTCGCAGGACGTCCAGCAGGCGATGGAACAGCAGACGTCGGCCGAGCGCCGTCGCCGCGCCATGATTCTGGAGGCGCAGGGTGAACGTCGCAGCGCCGTCGAGAAGGCGGAAGGTGAGAAGCAGTCGAACATCATCCGCGCGCAGGGTGAGAAGCAGAGCCAGATCCTCGAAGCGCAGGGGGACGCCATCTCGACGGTCCTCCGGGCGAAGTCCGCGGAGTCGATGGGCGAACGCGCCATCATCGAGAAGGGTATGGAGACGCTGGCGACCATCGGCCAGAGCGAGTCCACCACCTTCGTCCTCCCGCAGGAACTCACCTCGCTGGTGGGTCGCTACGGCAAGCACCTCTCGGGGAGCGACGTGGAGAGCGAGGGCATCTCGCTCGACAGCCTCGACTTCGACGCGGAGACCCGCGAGATGCTCGGCCTCGACGACATCGAGGAGATACTGGGACAGATCGACCAGGCCGCCGAGATGGACGTCGAGGCGATGGAACAGGAGGCACAGGCCATCAAGGCCGGCGCCGACCCGAACGACATCAAGGACCCCGACGAGGTCATCGAGGAGATGGACGCCGAGATGGGCGGCTCCGCGATGGACACGCCCGACACCGAGCAGGGGGCCAACGAGGCGACGAGCGCCAGCGGGAACGGTGCCGACCGCGACGGCGTGACCGAGGCCGACGACGAGGCGAAGGCCGACGACCGACAGGCAGAGCGCGAACCGGAACCCGAGTCCGAGTAA
- a CDS encoding winged helix-turn-helix transcriptional regulator, protein MGEPSDGVDPEKRATLRRFAALGAAGPLARLAEGDRSGESDARDAIVGYLSTTPGAHFSKVRDDLSLGTGEAQHHLRRLVEAGVVESFRDGEYRRFVLSGRFSPQEKRALGYLRRETPRGMLVALLRDPETTASDLADRVGVSRPTVSKYAKELEDAGLLSRTEGYALVDPERLLTLIVRYADSFDGESMALADDAATLVRYDP, encoded by the coding sequence ATGGGAGAGCCGAGCGACGGGGTCGACCCGGAGAAGCGTGCGACGCTCCGGCGGTTCGCCGCACTGGGTGCCGCCGGCCCGCTCGCACGCCTGGCAGAGGGCGACCGAAGCGGGGAAAGCGACGCCCGCGACGCCATCGTCGGCTACCTCTCGACCACGCCGGGCGCGCACTTCTCGAAGGTCCGCGACGACCTCTCGCTCGGGACCGGCGAGGCACAGCACCACCTCCGCAGGCTGGTCGAGGCCGGCGTGGTCGAGAGCTTTCGCGACGGCGAGTACCGCCGGTTCGTCCTCTCGGGGCGGTTCTCCCCGCAGGAGAAGCGCGCGCTCGGCTACCTCCGCCGGGAGACGCCTCGCGGGATGCTGGTCGCCCTCCTGCGGGACCCGGAGACGACGGCCAGCGACCTCGCCGACCGGGTGGGCGTCTCCCGGCCGACGGTGAGCAAGTACGCGAAGGAACTGGAGGATGCGGGCCTGCTCTCGCGGACGGAGGGCTACGCGCTCGTCGACCCCGAGCGACTGTTGACGCTCATCGTGCGGTACGCGGACTCCTTCGACGGCGAGTCGATGGCGCTGGCCGACGACGCGGCCACCCTCGTCCGCTACGACCCCTGA
- a CDS encoding DUF7123 family protein, with the protein MSATAGAAIPDLTEKQQRIATFLTENAGTKTYFKSRLIGDALGMSAKEVGANMRAVREATSLSIEKWGYSSGTTWKVTG; encoded by the coding sequence ATGAGTGCGACTGCCGGCGCGGCGATACCGGACCTGACCGAGAAACAACAGCGCATCGCGACCTTCCTCACCGAGAACGCCGGGACGAAGACCTACTTCAAGTCGCGGCTCATCGGCGACGCCCTCGGGATGAGCGCGAAGGAGGTCGGTGCGAACATGCGGGCGGTCCGCGAGGCCACGTCGCTGTCCATCGAGAAGTGGGGCTACTCCTCCGGGACGACGTGGAAGGTCACCGGCTAG
- a CDS encoding TRAM domain-containing protein has translation MEISEKLLCLFSAEVSEEGDRYVVEVPRREIETGAIDAGQTYRVALIAAGGEAESAEETTRTTAPDEPQPPVEIGEIRYVEIEDLGKQGDGIARVERGYVIIVPDTEVGERVKVEITEVKSNFAVGETIE, from the coding sequence ATGGAAATCTCAGAAAAGCTGCTGTGTCTGTTTAGCGCCGAGGTGTCGGAGGAGGGCGACCGCTACGTCGTCGAGGTACCGCGCCGAGAGATCGAGACGGGTGCCATCGACGCCGGCCAGACCTACCGCGTCGCCCTCATCGCCGCCGGGGGAGAGGCGGAGTCCGCCGAGGAGACCACCCGGACGACCGCCCCCGACGAACCGCAGCCACCCGTCGAGATCGGCGAGATTCGGTACGTCGAAATCGAGGACCTCGGCAAGCAGGGCGACGGCATCGCCCGCGTCGAACGGGGCTACGTCATCATCGTCCCCGACACGGAGGTCGGCGAACGCGTCAAGGTCGAGATCACCGAGGTCAAGTCCAACTTCGCCGTCGGCGAGACCATCGAGTAG
- a CDS encoding YkgJ family cysteine cluster protein, which translates to MESLEAELDRARALPVGKLADAIESIGFECTRCGACCKGYEGDDGDREPHTATVFPDEVRELEAETRGEWRDVARPMPYGLAEGADGPEGETFEWALQTDSCGDCTFYAEDDSGRGACTVHDSRPLICRTYPFSVALAGTSQPMGEAVDSVALEAQREAGETDDEEGLVRAHECEGLGRDISREDAEELAGALKERAVRELEEAIGVRDNYESVDRSPGDVVVHDSEGAKRPDGTPR; encoded by the coding sequence ATGGAGTCACTGGAGGCCGAACTCGACCGCGCCCGCGCCCTCCCGGTCGGAAAACTGGCCGACGCCATCGAGTCGATCGGCTTCGAGTGTACGCGCTGCGGGGCCTGCTGTAAGGGCTACGAGGGCGACGACGGCGACCGGGAACCGCACACCGCGACGGTGTTCCCCGACGAGGTGCGCGAACTGGAAGCGGAGACCAGAGGGGAGTGGCGCGACGTCGCCCGCCCCATGCCCTACGGCCTCGCCGAGGGCGCGGACGGCCCCGAGGGCGAGACGTTCGAGTGGGCGCTTCAGACCGACTCGTGTGGCGACTGCACGTTCTACGCCGAGGACGACTCGGGACGAGGGGCCTGTACGGTCCACGACTCGCGCCCGCTCATCTGCCGGACCTACCCGTTCAGCGTGGCGCTGGCGGGGACGAGCCAACCGATGGGGGAGGCGGTCGACAGTGTTGCGCTGGAAGCGCAACGGGAAGCCGGCGAAACCGACGACGAGGAGGGACTCGTCCGCGCCCACGAGTGCGAGGGACTGGGTCGGGACATCTCGCGCGAGGACGCCGAGGAACTCGCGGGGGCGCTGAAAGAACGCGCCGTCAGGGAACTGGAGGAGGCCATCGGGGTGCGGGACAACTACGAGTCCGTCGACCGGTCGCCGGGCGACGTCGTCGTCCACGACTCGGAGGGGGCGAAGCGGCCGGACGGGACGCCTCGATAG
- a CDS encoding MBL fold metallo-hydrolase — protein sequence MAIDSWNHAALTVETAAPEGATNCYRLGDDRALVVDPAARGDDLTTLLDGADVGHVAVTHHHPDHVGAVADVARETGATVWARAGREAAFERATGVTPDRTFREGTRIETGDGPVTVLDLPGHAPEHVGFSFQSDAGELVVSGDLAVAEGSVVVGAPEGDVRSYVSSLRRVHARNPARLLPGHGPVIHDPRATARRLVDHRRRREAKVRWAVDEGAETVPEVTDAAYEKDVSAVRRLAEATVLAHLEKLAVEGRIRWDGECARASGHARTVESA from the coding sequence ATGGCCATCGACTCGTGGAACCACGCTGCACTGACCGTCGAGACGGCCGCCCCCGAAGGGGCGACGAACTGCTACCGCCTCGGCGACGACAGGGCACTCGTCGTCGACCCGGCGGCCCGCGGCGACGACCTGACGACGCTCCTCGACGGCGCGGACGTGGGCCACGTCGCCGTCACGCACCACCATCCGGACCACGTCGGGGCCGTGGCGGACGTCGCCCGCGAGACGGGCGCGACGGTGTGGGCGCGCGCCGGCCGCGAGGCCGCCTTCGAACGCGCAACCGGCGTCACCCCCGACCGCACGTTCCGGGAGGGGACCCGCATCGAGACCGGCGACGGTCCCGTGACGGTCCTCGACCTGCCGGGGCACGCCCCCGAACACGTCGGGTTCTCCTTCCAGTCGGACGCGGGCGAACTCGTCGTCTCGGGTGACCTCGCCGTCGCCGAGGGGAGCGTCGTCGTCGGTGCCCCCGAGGGCGACGTGCGCTCGTACGTCTCCTCGCTCCGCCGGGTCCACGCGCGGAACCCCGCCCGCCTCCTGCCCGGCCACGGGCCGGTCATCCACGACCCCCGAGCGACCGCCCGGCGACTCGTCGACCACCGCCGCCGCCGGGAAGCGAAGGTCCGGTGGGCCGTCGATGAGGGCGCGGAGACGGTCCCAGAGGTCACGGACGCCGCCTACGAGAAGGACGTCTCCGCCGTCCGGCGACTCGCCGAGGCGACGGTTCTCGCCCACTTGGAGAAACTCGCCGTCGAGGGGCGAATCCGGTGGGACGGGGAGTGCGCTCGTGCCAGCGGGCACGCTCGCACCGTCGAGTCCGCCTGA
- a CDS encoding MarR family transcriptional regulator — protein sequence MSTQAEKQAASETPLQNPEVRERLRELPPSAKLVAKVLEDDAPLSQGQLAEESLLPDRTVRYALNRLEEADLVESRYSFRDARKQVYFLSE from the coding sequence ATGAGCACGCAGGCAGAGAAGCAGGCCGCAAGCGAGACTCCCCTACAGAACCCCGAAGTCCGCGAACGCCTTCGGGAACTCCCCCCGAGCGCCAAGTTGGTCGCGAAGGTGCTGGAGGACGACGCCCCCCTCTCGCAGGGCCAACTCGCCGAGGAGTCGCTCCTCCCCGACCGCACCGTCCGCTACGCGCTGAACCGCCTCGAGGAAGCCGACCTCGTCGAGTCCCGCTACAGCTTCCGCGACGCCCGCAAGCAGGTCTACTTCCTCTCCGAGTAA
- a CDS encoding PPOX class F420-dependent oxidoreductase produces the protein MAIPEEFHDLFEKRTFAHFATLMPEGTPQVTPVWVGYDADAGQLLVNTARGRRKEKNVTRDPKVGVSIVDPDDPYRWVSVRGEVVEMTEEGAVEHIDQLARRYLDVEEYPYHDSDEGARVILRISTDEVAHS, from the coding sequence ATGGCAATCCCCGAGGAGTTCCACGACCTATTCGAGAAGCGTACGTTCGCCCACTTTGCCACCTTGATGCCCGAGGGCACACCGCAGGTGACGCCGGTCTGGGTCGGCTACGACGCGGACGCCGGCCAGTTGCTCGTCAACACCGCGCGGGGGCGGCGCAAGGAGAAGAACGTGACCCGCGACCCGAAGGTGGGCGTGAGCATCGTCGATCCCGACGATCCCTACCGGTGGGTCTCCGTCCGGGGTGAGGTCGTCGAGATGACCGAGGAGGGGGCCGTCGAGCACATCGATCAGCTCGCGCGGCGGTACCTGGACGTCGAGGAGTACCCGTACCACGACAGCGACGAGGGCGCGCGGGTCATCCTCCGCATCAGCACTGACGAGGTGGCGCACTCCTAA
- a CDS encoding class I SAM-dependent methyltransferase → MKGQEWYQADDVAEEYDTKRFSRGGRLIDDREKQAVVEAVMPVEGKRVLEIACGTGRFTVMLAERGADIVGLDISAAMLQKGREKAQRAGVSDHLQFMRGDAARLPFPDDYFDTVFAMRFFHLADTPASFLSEMCRVSREQVFFDTFNRFSTRTMYNWLLPMGSRLYSEGEVLRMLNGAGLRLHDEAHDFVLPYGFYRSIPNTVAETFREADRSLGETPLGERLASVSYWDARVE, encoded by the coding sequence GTGAAGGGACAGGAGTGGTACCAGGCCGACGACGTGGCCGAGGAGTACGACACCAAGCGGTTCTCCCGCGGCGGCCGCCTCATCGACGACCGCGAGAAGCAGGCCGTCGTGGAGGCGGTGATGCCGGTCGAGGGCAAGCGCGTCCTCGAGATAGCCTGTGGCACGGGCCGCTTCACCGTGATGCTGGCCGAACGCGGGGCCGACATCGTCGGCCTCGACATCTCCGCGGCCATGCTCCAGAAGGGTCGCGAGAAGGCCCAGCGGGCCGGCGTCTCCGACCACCTCCAGTTCATGCGCGGCGACGCCGCCCGCCTCCCGTTCCCGGACGACTACTTCGATACGGTGTTCGCGATGCGCTTCTTCCACCTCGCGGACACCCCCGCGTCGTTCCTCAGCGAGATGTGCCGGGTCTCGCGCGAGCAGGTGTTTTTCGACACGTTCAACCGGTTCTCGACGCGGACGATGTACAACTGGCTCCTTCCGATGGGGTCGCGCCTCTACTCGGAGGGCGAGGTGTTGCGGATGCTCAACGGCGCGGGCCTCCGCCTCCACGACGAGGCACACGACTTCGTCCTGCCCTACGGGTTCTACCGCTCGATTCCCAACACCGTCGCCGAGACGTTCCGCGAGGCGGACCGCTCGCTCGGGGAGACGCCCCTCGGCGAGCGCCTCGCGTCGGTGTCCTACTGGGACGCCCGCGTGGAGTAA
- a CDS encoding glycosyltransferase family 2 protein: MQLSVVVPTLNGRERLARCLDALADRAPEAEVVVVNGPSVDGTTGMVRDREDVDVLVEIDERNINVARNAGFERTHGGTVAFLNDDLCVERSWYDAVTSRLAGAATAHRASGHGPDLPAVVTGPVHQSTRGGVTTETAERRTIAGRRVSYFDGGNVAFTRAAVDALDGFDEYLLTGGARDAAHRLAGRGYDVEWVPEMCTRREEATVGGGMRQPSLAPDGGEVSRDWHWRYRSLAYRLTKNYGVRPTTLGRIARHAVVDAGGALRDVAGGSSGLSGWFGNGRDVTLGTLSGCKDGFAARLRDRTTERNPRGLSERGDRAVAVYDRR, encoded by the coding sequence ATGCAGCTCTCGGTAGTCGTTCCGACGCTCAACGGCCGAGAGCGACTCGCCCGATGTCTCGACGCGCTGGCCGATCGGGCCCCCGAGGCGGAGGTGGTCGTCGTCAACGGGCCGAGCGTCGACGGCACCACCGGAATGGTCCGCGACCGCGAGGACGTGGACGTCCTCGTCGAGATAGACGAGCGGAACATCAACGTGGCGCGGAACGCGGGCTTCGAGCGCACCCATGGAGGCACGGTCGCCTTCCTGAACGACGACCTCTGCGTCGAGCGCTCGTGGTACGACGCGGTGACGAGTCGACTGGCGGGGGCGGCCACCGCCCACCGCGCGAGCGGGCACGGCCCGGACCTCCCGGCGGTGGTCACCGGCCCCGTCCACCAGTCCACCCGCGGCGGCGTGACGACCGAGACGGCCGAACGCCGGACCATCGCGGGGCGTCGGGTGTCGTACTTCGACGGCGGGAACGTGGCGTTCACGCGGGCCGCGGTCGACGCCCTCGACGGGTTCGACGAGTACCTCCTGACGGGCGGCGCACGCGACGCCGCCCACCGGCTTGCGGGCCGCGGGTACGACGTGGAGTGGGTGCCGGAGATGTGCACCCGCCGTGAGGAGGCGACAGTCGGCGGCGGGATGCGCCAGCCCTCGCTGGCCCCCGACGGCGGCGAGGTGTCCCGCGACTGGCACTGGCGCTACCGCTCGCTGGCCTACCGCCTCACGAAGAACTACGGCGTGCGCCCGACCACGCTGGGCCGAATCGCCCGTCACGCCGTGGTGGACGCGGGCGGTGCCCTCCGCGACGTCGCGGGCGGGTCCTCGGGCCTCTCCGGGTGGTTCGGCAACGGGCGGGACGTCACCCTCGGCACCCTCTCCGGATGCAAGGACGGGTTCGCCGCCCGCCTGCGCGACCGGACCACCGAGCGCAACCCGCGCGGCCTCTCCGAACGGGGCGACCGGGCCGTCGCGGTGTACGACCGCCGGTAG
- the thsA gene encoding thermosome subunit alpha codes for MRGQPMFILAEDTERTRGRDAQSSNIAAGKAVSNAVRTTLGPRGMDKMLVSDAGDVVITNDGATILEEMDIEHPAAQMIVEVATMQEEEVGDGTTTASVLAGELLAKAEDLLEDDVHPTAIVEGYNEAVRLALEAIDEQVLDEELDDELLQKVAKTSMTGKGTGDVGAGPLAETVVAAIRQVQTDEKVERDNIRVRTQVGSSSSATELVTGVISEEEPVHENMPRRVEDASIAVLDLDLEVREGGIDAEYNITSIDQLNEALEAEEGELRGYAEALKEAGVDVAFVTGDIDDRVASFLANNDILAFESVDDDEAQSIARATGAKQVGTVKDLDSADFGHADTVRVEKFGDDELAFIEGGAEAEAVTVFARGGTEHVADELERALNDALDVVTAALDKGGVVPGAGATEIAIADHIRDHAASITGRKQLAVEAFADAVDILPRTLAANAGMDPIDALVELRSTFEGEGRAGVIAVGQTGQVADPVEHGVIDPAAVKREAIQSATEAATMIVRIDDVIASN; via the coding sequence ATGCGCGGACAGCCGATGTTCATTCTCGCGGAGGACACCGAGCGAACCCGAGGGCGTGACGCCCAGTCGTCGAACATCGCCGCCGGCAAGGCGGTGAGCAACGCGGTACGGACGACACTCGGGCCGCGCGGGATGGACAAGATGCTCGTCTCGGACGCGGGGGACGTCGTCATCACGAACGACGGCGCGACCATCCTGGAGGAGATGGACATCGAACACCCCGCCGCGCAGATGATCGTCGAGGTCGCCACGATGCAGGAGGAGGAGGTCGGCGACGGCACGACCACCGCCTCCGTCCTCGCCGGCGAACTCCTCGCGAAGGCCGAGGACCTCCTCGAGGACGACGTCCACCCGACGGCCATCGTCGAGGGGTACAACGAGGCCGTCCGCCTCGCGCTGGAGGCCATCGACGAGCAGGTGCTCGACGAGGAACTCGACGACGAACTGCTCCAGAAGGTCGCCAAGACCTCCATGACGGGCAAGGGCACGGGCGACGTCGGTGCCGGCCCGCTGGCCGAGACGGTCGTCGCGGCCATCCGGCAGGTCCAGACCGACGAGAAGGTCGAGCGTGACAACATCCGCGTCCGCACGCAGGTCGGCTCGAGTTCCAGCGCCACCGAACTCGTCACGGGCGTCATCAGCGAGGAGGAACCCGTCCACGAGAACATGCCCCGACGTGTCGAGGACGCCAGCATCGCGGTGCTGGACCTCGACCTCGAGGTGCGCGAGGGCGGCATCGACGCCGAGTACAACATCACCAGCATCGACCAGCTCAACGAGGCGCTGGAGGCCGAGGAGGGCGAACTCCGCGGCTACGCGGAGGCCCTCAAGGAGGCCGGCGTCGACGTCGCGTTCGTCACCGGCGACATCGACGACCGCGTCGCCTCCTTCCTCGCGAACAACGACATCCTCGCCTTCGAGAGCGTCGACGACGACGAGGCCCAGTCCATCGCCCGCGCGACCGGCGCGAAGCAGGTCGGGACCGTCAAGGACCTCGACTCGGCCGACTTCGGCCACGCGGACACGGTCCGCGTCGAGAAGTTCGGCGACGACGAACTCGCGTTCATCGAAGGCGGGGCCGAGGCGGAGGCCGTCACCGTCTTCGCCCGCGGCGGTACCGAGCACGTCGCCGACGAACTCGAACGCGCGCTCAACGACGCGCTGGACGTCGTGACGGCCGCTCTCGACAAGGGCGGCGTCGTCCCCGGCGCCGGCGCGACCGAAATCGCCATCGCGGACCACATCCGCGACCACGCCGCGTCCATCACGGGCCGCAAGCAGCTCGCCGTCGAGGCGTTCGCCGACGCCGTCGACATCCTGCCGCGCACGCTCGCCGCGAACGCCGGCATGGACCCCATCGACGCGCTGGTCGAACTCCGCTCGACGTTCGAGGGCGAGGGCCGCGCCGGCGTCATCGCCGTCGGCCAGACCGGACAGGTCGCGGACCCCGTCGAACACGGCGTCATCGACCCCGCCGCGGTCAAGCGCGAGGCTATCCAGTCGGCCACCGAGGCCGCGACGATGATCGTCCGCATCGACGACGTCATCGCGTCGAACTAG
- a CDS encoding APC family permease — protein sequence MGDSTLGLSGATAIGLGGMIGGGVFSVLGVVAAIAGSAAWAAFTAASLVSLCAAYSYIKLNEVNDVQGGSVTQIQATVGNSTLAGMVGWTLLFGYVGAIAMYGYAFGSFAVRLAPLDSLFGLPMRPFFSVLAVGLFVALSVLGARATGSSEKILVALKVAILFGISAWGLYYGFTVNRLQFGTSQFASVGFVTAIAISFVSFQGWQLLMYDHDSIEDPQSTIPKAVYISIAGAIVIDSMVAILVTSLVKTSVIQQHPEIAVAKAVEPFLGQVGFVAVALAALFSTGSAINGTLFSAANFSKGMLSDGLLPDRFGDSDADGAPTRAVLVLGVLSAAFAAYGSLSGITSFGSLAFMVVFGVMSYIAFRKRDEDAIRGAIPAVGVAGTALFFPLLLWHLYTAERGTFFAVVLISVAVVGVELLYFERDDLKETVERVESKA from the coding sequence ATGGGCGATAGCACGTTAGGGTTGAGCGGTGCGACTGCCATCGGACTGGGCGGGATGATCGGCGGGGGCGTGTTCTCCGTGCTCGGCGTGGTGGCCGCCATCGCCGGGAGCGCCGCGTGGGCGGCGTTCACCGCCGCCAGTCTCGTCTCGCTGTGCGCCGCGTACTCCTACATCAAACTCAACGAGGTCAACGACGTCCAGGGTGGGTCGGTCACGCAGATACAGGCGACGGTGGGCAACTCAACGCTCGCGGGGATGGTTGGGTGGACGCTCCTGTTCGGCTACGTCGGCGCGATAGCGATGTACGGCTACGCGTTCGGGAGCTTCGCCGTCCGCCTCGCCCCCCTCGACTCCCTGTTCGGCCTCCCGATGCGCCCGTTCTTCTCGGTGCTCGCCGTCGGCCTGTTCGTCGCGCTGAGCGTCCTCGGCGCGCGGGCGACCGGGAGTTCCGAGAAGATACTGGTGGCCCTCAAGGTGGCCATCCTCTTCGGCATCAGCGCGTGGGGCCTCTACTACGGCTTCACCGTGAACCGGTTGCAGTTCGGCACCTCGCAGTTCGCGAGCGTCGGGTTCGTCACCGCCATCGCCATCTCCTTCGTCTCCTTCCAGGGCTGGCAACTGCTGATGTACGACCACGACAGCATCGAGGACCCGCAGTCGACCATCCCGAAGGCGGTGTACATCTCCATCGCGGGGGCCATCGTCATCGACAGCATGGTCGCCATCCTCGTCACCAGCCTCGTGAAGACGAGCGTCATCCAGCAACACCCCGAAATCGCCGTGGCGAAGGCCGTCGAACCCTTCCTCGGGCAGGTCGGCTTCGTCGCCGTCGCCCTCGCCGCGCTGTTCTCGACGGGGTCGGCCATCAACGGGACGCTGTTCAGCGCCGCCAACTTCTCGAAGGGGATGCTCTCCGACGGCCTGCTCCCCGACCGCTTCGGGGACAGCGACGCCGACGGCGCACCCACGCGCGCCGTCCTCGTCCTCGGGGTCCTCTCGGCGGCGTTCGCCGCCTACGGCAGTCTCTCGGGTATCACTTCCTTCGGATCGCTCGCGTTCATGGTCGTCTTCGGCGTCATGAGCTACATCGCCTTCCGCAAGCGCGACGAGGACGCGATTCGCGGGGCCATCCCCGCCGTCGGCGTCGCGGGGACGGCGCTGTTCTTCCCCCTCCTGCTCTGGCACCTCTACACCGCCGAGCGCGGGACGTTCTTCGCCGTCGTGCTCATCTCCGTCGCCGTCGTCGGGGTCGAACTGCTGTACTTCGAGCGCGACGACCTGAAAGAGACCGTCGAACGCGTCGAGAGCAAGGCCTGA
- a CDS encoding trimeric intracellular cation channel family protein gives MVSAFDLMNALGLLAFAAAGALKGAEADLDLFGVGVLGVVTALGGGTLRDVLVGRVPGSLQSTTDVSVAFLGVALAVAFVVRRGDVRDHPALVGSDAVGLAAFAATGAQVGVEAGLSPFGVVVLATLTGVGGGSLADLLLTRVPVVLREDFYATPAVLGGVGFWAATRLGVPSGGALLGTAVLVFVVRVLAVARDWGLPTLSTD, from the coding sequence ATGGTGAGCGCCTTCGACCTGATGAACGCCCTCGGCCTCCTCGCGTTCGCCGCGGCGGGGGCGCTGAAGGGCGCGGAGGCCGACCTCGACCTGTTCGGCGTGGGCGTCCTCGGCGTCGTCACCGCCCTCGGGGGCGGCACCCTCCGGGACGTCCTCGTCGGGCGGGTGCCGGGGTCGCTCCAGTCCACCACCGACGTGAGCGTGGCGTTTCTCGGCGTCGCTCTCGCCGTCGCGTTCGTGGTGCGTCGGGGCGACGTGCGCGACCACCCCGCGCTCGTCGGGTCGGACGCAGTGGGACTCGCCGCCTTCGCCGCGACGGGCGCGCAGGTCGGCGTCGAGGCGGGCCTCTCGCCGTTCGGCGTCGTCGTGCTGGCGACGCTCACCGGCGTCGGGGGCGGGAGCCTCGCGGACCTCCTCCTGACGCGCGTGCCCGTCGTCCTGCGCGAGGACTTCTACGCCACGCCGGCCGTCCTCGGCGGGGTGGGATTCTGGGCGGCGACTCGACTCGGCGTCCCCTCCGGTGGGGCACTGCTCGGCACCGCGGTACTCGTGTTCGTCGTGCGGGTGCTCGCGGTGGCCCGCGACTGGGGCCTCCCGACGCTCTCGACCGACTGA